The stretch of DNA AGATCCTGCCCCACAGCGCCGTCACCACGAAGAGGCCGAAACCGAGGCCGGTGAGCACGAAGAACATCAGGTAGAAGTCCTGATTGGTGAAGGCGAAGCCGAAGAGATGCGCGGCACGTCCCGGCAGATCCACGTGGATCAGGGGGTGGCCGCCCACCCGGAGCCAGGGCATCAGCGCATAGATCGTGATCAACAGGGGGAACAGCAGGTTCTTCAGCATCTGCCAGCGACCATGCACATCTGCGGGATGGAGGAAGTTGCGCGACCCGTCGCTGTTGATGCTGTAGACGGTGTCCAGATCGGGTCGCCGCTTGCGCGACGCCCCGCCGTCGCTTCGATCAGCCATTGTCCGGAGCACCCTCCGGCGGGATTCCCGCACCCGCCGCCTCGGGCTCACCCTCGGGGGCCTTGCCGGGCACGTTGGTGTTCTTGATGCTGATGACGAACGCGACCAGATCCTGCACGCGCGAAGGACCCAGCTGACCGCCCCACGCCGCCATCCCCTTGGCCGGCACGCCGTCGGTCACGGTCTTGAGGATGTCGGTGGGAGCGCCGCCGTTCAGCCAGTGGCCGTCGGTCAGGTTGGGACCGACCAAGCCCTGTCCTCGATCCAGGTGACAGACCACGCAATAGGTCGAGAAGAGCTCGCGTCCCCTGGCCACGGTCTCCGGGAGCGTGGCCATGAGCATCAGGCTCTCGTCGGTGATGCCGCCTTCGGCCATCTTGGCCAGCTGGGCCTCGGCGGCGGCGATCATCTCCTGGTCGTACCTGGCCAGGGGCAGGTCCACGACCCTGAAGGTGTGGAAGACCAGCCAGTAGCCGAGCGCGAAGACGCAGGTGCCGTAGAGGATGATCAGCCACCAGTTCGGCAAGCGGTTGTCGTACTCCTCGATCCCGTCGTAATCGTGCCCGCGCAGCACGTCGGTCTTGTATTCGCTCATTCCCGTACTCCCTCTTCAGCGGGCGCCGCGTCGGCCTCGTCTTCGAGCGGCAGCGAGGCCATCCGTCCCACGTTATCGTCGTTTCGCAAAAGGACGAACACGTAGAACAGCACCGCCAAGAACGCGATGATGAAGGTCACCAGGCCGACCAGCGGCCACGCCAGGTATTCGTTCCCCCGGAAGAACCACTGGAACATGTCAGTCCTCCCCCCGGGCCGCCAGCGCGTCTCCGGCAGCCGGTGCCGTTGGTTGCGGACCGCGTCCGAGGCGCTGCAAGTAGGCGATCAGGGCGGTCAGCTTGCTGTCGGGCTCGACGACGATGTCCATGTCGGCCAGGTCGTCCGTGATGAGCCTGCCCTGGCCGAGCGCCGTGGCGGCGGCGGACGCGATCAGCTCGTCGGCGTAGGGCACGCCCAGGGTGCGCAGCACCTGCATCTTCCTGGCCGTGCCCGCGAAGTCCGCGGCCTGATCCTTCAGATGCGGATACGTCGGCATGTTGGAACCCGGCGAAGTGTTGCGCGGATCCATCATGTGCAGGTAGTGCCACAGATTGGCGTACTTGCCGCCTACCCGGTGCAGATCCGGCCCGGTCCGCTTCGATCCCCACTGGAACGGCGTATCGTAGATGAATTCCTCGGCCCGCGAGTACGCGCCGTAACGCAGCGTCTCGTGGCGGAAGGGCCGGATCATCT from bacterium encodes:
- a CDS encoding c-type cytochrome, yielding MSEYKTDVLRGHDYDGIEEYDNRLPNWWLIILYGTCVFALGYWLVFHTFRVVDLPLARYDQEMIAAAEAQLAKMAEGGITDESLMLMATLPETVARGRELFSTYCVVCHLDRGQGLVGPNLTDGHWLNGGAPTDILKTVTDGVPAKGMAAWGGQLGPSRVQDLVAFVISIKNTNVPGKAPEGEPEAAGAGIPPEGAPDNG